The Verrucomicrobiia bacterium DNA window GCCACGGTTCCCTATAGCGGCCTGGTGATTCCGGATGAGAGCGACGCGCGCGTCTTCTACCTCGGCGGCGGCGGCTCAACCTGGACACTGTCCGCGCTCAACATCACCAATCTCTCACTTGCGGGCTCGCTCACCATCACGAATGTGTCCGGCTCCCCCACGCGATTGATCCGTTGGGGCACGGACGGCCTCGCCTTCCGCACCACCGGCGGACAAATTTTCCTCATCCGCACCACGCTGGCTGACGACCGCGACCAGGATGGGCTCGCCGACACGTGGGAGCTGGGGTATTTCGGATCCATCAATGCGCCCGGCAGCGGCGCGAACGACGATCCCGACCAGGATGGCTTTACGAACCTGCAGGAAGAACACGCCGGAACCAACCCGCTCGTGCGCGATGTCGTCACCCTGCTCAATGGCCAGCGCACGCCCGACGGTGGCATGCAGTTCGATTTTAACGGCCCGCCCGGATTCACCTGCCGCATCGAATGCTCCACCAATCTGACGGACTGGATCCCGATCACGAATTTTACGAGTTCGAGTGGGTTGATCCCGATCCAGGACTCCATCGATCCGAACGCCGGCCAGAAGTTTTACCGGGCAGTTGTTTATTGACCGATCGGTAAGGGCGGGATCGCACAGCTTGAAGGTGTGCCCAACGCGGTTAAGAGAAGTTTGCCCGGCACCCGCCGACAGCGGGGGGGATGCAGCCCGCCCTTTCCGTTGGCGACGCCACCGATTGGCAAGCCGCGCCGCCCAAAAGTTTGCATTTGAGTCGCCGAACAGTCGCCCCTTCAACCGGGCGAGCAATTCGGAAGAAACCCAGAAGCTGACCTATTACGGAACCGGCAGAACCGTCCGAAATCCGCGATCGGGCGCGGCGCTGCTGCGCGACGCGGCCCGTCGATAGGCCACACGGCAGTTGAAGGAATCACTTCCGTAGGCACCGCCACGCACCAAGCGGGCGGCGTCATCCGCCAGCATGCCAAGCGGCCCGCGGGTGTCGTCGTCGGAGGCAGCAGCTTGTGAATACCACGTGCTGTCATATTTGTCCCAACACCACTCCGCGACGTTGCCCGTGGTGCCAGAAAGCCCATAGCCATTGGCGGGGAAATAGTTTACGGGTGCCGTGTAAGGCACCACTCCGTCGTTGAAGTTGGTGTTGAAACCCCGTGTTGCGCTCACGTCGTAGGCATAGGCAGTCGTGCTGTAATAATTGGCGCGCTCATGGGAAATGGTGTCGGTATCCGCCCAGGAAAAACGCCGCCCCATAATGCCCGCTCGGGCCGCCTTTTCCCACTCCGCTTCCGTCGGCAAACGATAGCCAGCGT harbors:
- a CDS encoding SUMF1/EgtB/PvdO family nonheme iron enzyme: AGYRLPTEAEWEKAARAGIMGRRFSWADTDTISHERANYYSTTAYAYDVSATRGFNTNFNDGVVPYTAPVNYFPANGYGLSGTTGNVAEWCWDKYDSTWYSQAAASDDDTRGPLGMLADDAARLVRGGAYGSDSFNCRVAYRRAASRSSAAPDRGFRTVLPVP